A genomic window from Pungitius pungitius chromosome 12, fPunPun2.1, whole genome shotgun sequence includes:
- the LOC119220443 gene encoding charged multivesicular body protein 6-like: MGNVFGRRSQPTRVTEQDKAVLQMKQQRDKLKQYQKRITLQLEKERLLAKQLLQDGKKEKALLLLKKKRYQDQLLDKTQHQISNLEQMVQDIEFMQIEMEVIEGLKVGNHCLKTMHEIMRIEDVERILDETQESIEYQRQIDEILAGALTEEDQEAVLAELEAIIQGDDVELPEVPTEPIPEVPEAAKAEPERSEAKDTPHREMLTA, encoded by the exons ATGGGCAACGTCTTCGGGAGAAGAAGTCAACCCACGCGTGTAACGGAACAAGACAAAGCGGTTTTG CAAATGAAGCAGCAGAGAGATAAGCTGAAGCAGTACCAGAAGAGGATCACCCTGCaactggagaaagagagacttcTGGCAAAGCAGTTGCTTCAAGATGGAAAGAAAGA AAAAGCACTGCTACTTCTTAAGAAAAAACGATATCAGGATCAGCTGCTAGACAAGACTCAACATCAGATATCAAATCTAGAGCAGATG GTCCAAGACATTGAGTTCATGCAAATTGAGATGGAAGTCATCGAGGGACTTAAGGTTGGAAATCATTGTCTGAAGACTATGCACGAG ATCATGCGTATTGAAGACGTGGAGAGAATCCTGGATGAGACCCAAGAATCAATTGAATATCAAAGG CAAATAGATGAAATTCTGGCTGGAGCCCTGacggaggaggaccaggaggctGTTTTAGCAGAGCTGGAAGCTATCATTCAG GGAGACGATGTAGAACTTCCAGAAGTACCTACTGAGCCAATACCAGAGGTACCAGAGGCAGCTAAAGCAGAACCAG AGAGGAGTGAAGCAAAGGACACGCCACACAGAGAGATGTTAACAGCCTAG